Proteins found in one Arthrobacter pascens genomic segment:
- a CDS encoding RidA family protein — translation MSTPAETTSGAETAPISAVEQRLAELGLALPAVAAPVASYVPAVISGNHVYTSGQLPFINGKLEATGKVSTGTEGYADEPTVSPEDAHRFAAICAVNALAAVKSVIGDLDRITRIVKVVGFVSSDPSFTGQPGVINGASELLGRVLGDAGHHARSAVGVTVLPLDSPVEVELIAEFS, via the coding sequence ATGAGCACCCCCGCAGAGACCACGTCCGGCGCGGAAACCGCGCCTATTTCCGCCGTTGAACAGCGCCTGGCTGAACTGGGCTTGGCCCTTCCCGCGGTGGCCGCCCCGGTGGCTTCCTACGTGCCGGCAGTGATCTCCGGCAACCACGTTTACACCTCCGGACAGTTGCCCTTTATTAACGGCAAACTCGAAGCTACGGGCAAAGTCTCCACCGGTACCGAGGGCTACGCTGACGAACCCACCGTGTCGCCCGAGGATGCCCACCGCTTCGCCGCCATTTGCGCCGTCAACGCCCTGGCGGCTGTCAAGAGCGTCATCGGCGACCTTGACCGCATCACCAGGATCGTCAAGGTGGTGGGATTCGTCTCGTCGGATCCGTCCTTCACCGGCCAGCCCGGCGTCATCAACGGAGCGTCCGAACTGCTGGGCCGTGTCCTGGGCGACGCGGGACATCACGCCCGCTCCGCCGTCGGCGTTACAGTGCTGCCGCTCGACTCTCCCGTAGAAGTCGAACTGATCGCCGAATTCAGCTAG
- a CDS encoding Crp/Fnr family transcriptional regulator: MDIEVLRRAPLFATLDDEAFRLLTDELTEVDLSRGASVFREGDQGDQLYFIVSGKVKLGRTSPDGRESLLAILGPGELFGEMALFDPSPRTATATAVSETRLAGLRNESLNALLRTRPEVSAQLLQALARRLRRTNDSLSDLVFSDVPGRVAKALLDLADRFGRPATDGVLVAHELTQEELAQLVGASRETVNKALAEFVQRGWLRLEARAVVILDMQRLRQRSR, encoded by the coding sequence ATGGACATCGAGGTACTGCGCCGAGCACCCCTTTTCGCCACGCTCGACGACGAAGCATTCCGTCTGCTGACGGACGAGCTGACCGAGGTGGACCTTTCCCGCGGTGCGTCGGTATTCCGCGAGGGCGACCAGGGCGACCAGCTCTACTTCATCGTCTCCGGCAAAGTGAAGCTGGGCCGCACGTCCCCGGACGGCCGCGAATCGCTCCTGGCTATCCTGGGCCCGGGCGAATTGTTCGGCGAAATGGCCTTATTTGACCCCAGCCCGCGGACCGCCACGGCGACGGCCGTCTCGGAGACCCGCCTGGCCGGGCTGAGGAACGAAAGCCTCAACGCCCTGCTGCGCACCCGCCCCGAGGTCTCGGCGCAGCTCCTGCAGGCTCTGGCCCGCCGCCTGCGCCGCACCAACGATTCACTCTCGGATCTTGTCTTCTCGGACGTCCCCGGCCGCGTGGCCAAGGCACTCCTTGACCTGGCAGACCGCTTCGGCCGCCCGGCAACGGATGGCGTCCTGGTAGCCCACGAGCTCACCCAGGAAGAACTGGCACAGCTGGTTGGCGCATCCCGTGAAACGGTCAATAAGGCCCTGGCCGAATTCGTACAGCGCGGCTGGCTCCGCCTGGAAGCCCGCGCCGTAGTAATCCTGGACATGCAGCGCCTCCGCCAGCGCTCGCGATAG
- a CDS encoding metallophosphoesterase → MGVSPALASRVRSIGRGFAVTAAAGTAAGLAAVGYGLWEKNQFVLREESLPILPAGQEPFRILHLSDIHFVPGQETKAQWLESLASLEPDLVVDTGDNLSHVKAVDPLLKALRPLLEFPGVFVPGSNDYYAPSLKNPASYLRGPSKTRPENIELDWPRLRAGFGMGGWVDLTNRHQSVVLKGMRFDFSGVDDPHLNRERYAGWPHGTRNQDENPHLRVAVIHAPYQRVLDHFTEDGADLLLAGHTHGGQLCIPGYGAVVANCDIPTWRAKGLNDWQSNGRTTPVNVSGGIGTSRFAPVRIACRPEAVLLTLTSRD, encoded by the coding sequence ATGGGAGTCAGCCCCGCCTTGGCGAGCCGCGTCCGGAGTATCGGACGCGGCTTTGCCGTCACCGCCGCCGCCGGAACCGCCGCCGGGCTCGCCGCCGTCGGGTACGGACTGTGGGAGAAGAACCAGTTTGTCCTGCGCGAGGAAAGCCTGCCCATCCTGCCCGCAGGTCAGGAGCCGTTCAGGATCCTGCACCTGAGTGACATCCACTTCGTCCCCGGCCAGGAGACCAAGGCGCAATGGCTTGAGTCCCTGGCATCGCTGGAGCCGGACCTGGTCGTCGACACCGGCGACAACCTGAGCCACGTCAAGGCCGTTGATCCCCTCCTCAAAGCCCTGCGCCCCCTGCTGGAATTCCCCGGCGTTTTTGTTCCCGGGTCCAACGACTACTACGCCCCAAGCCTCAAGAACCCCGCCTCCTACCTCCGGGGACCTTCCAAAACCAGGCCCGAAAACATCGAACTGGACTGGCCGCGGCTGCGGGCAGGGTTCGGCATGGGCGGCTGGGTGGACCTGACCAACCGGCACCAGTCAGTGGTCCTGAAGGGGATGCGTTTTGACTTCTCCGGTGTGGACGATCCCCACCTGAACCGTGAAAGGTATGCGGGCTGGCCGCACGGCACCCGGAACCAGGACGAGAACCCGCACCTGCGGGTGGCCGTCATCCACGCCCCCTACCAGCGCGTGCTGGACCACTTCACGGAGGACGGTGCTGATCTGCTGCTGGCAGGCCACACCCACGGCGGGCAGCTGTGCATTCCGGGCTACGGCGCAGTCGTGGCCAACTGCGATATCCCCACCTGGCGGGCAAAAGGCCTGAACGACTGGCAAAGCAACGGACGTACGACGCCGGTGAACGTCTCAGGCGGCATCGGCACCTCGCGCTTTGCCCCGGTCCGCATCGCGTGCAGACCTGAGGCCGTGCTGCTGACACTGACGTCCCGGGACTAA
- a CDS encoding transglycosylase domain-containing protein, translating into MVTRKNPIFDTATTLGKLLGFLGVSAICGVLVAGLLVPAAAVSGSAASGSIEFFDTLPAELQVDPPSQSTKVLAADGSLIANLYEENRTKVALDQISPFMQQAVIAVEDSRFYDHGGVDTTGILRAVVSTARGNKQGASTITQQYVNNVLNANLAAEGNEADIKLNGVNKGVGDKLREMKLAIALEKKFSKEQILEGYLNIVFFNRDAYGIEAASKLFFSTTAKDLTLPQAALLAGLVNSPSAFDPITNPDNAKARRDLVLGLMLDQGKITQADHDAAVATPVEPKVTPAQQGCAYAATAPYFCDYVLHLLLNNPAYGADAQERTNNVFRGGLTITTTLDPKAQAVAQAESDAAAGANPDKWGSAIVSVQPNTGKITNMAQNTSFLPADGRFDSQVNFNVDKLDKNGNDLNGMGGFQPGSTMKPFTFAEWLNEGKSMDTNINASVRKYPQNFPWKNTCPNPTVGWYDARIPGSFDLQNSDEGYYRNMTVLYGLMNSINTATFASAAQVDLCGIQKIVDAVGIHGGLPDAEGNPNPQVKMTTLANLIGSTQTAPLTMAAAFATFANDGKYCEPIAITSVTDQTGAQLPAQSSNCKDAVKPEVARGVAYAMGEVLNGGSGSLIQPRLSTKTNFPVAAKTGTNDTNGSTWVVGYTTGLATAAWFGDPLGDQKRPGRNLTINGKKYDAIDGYMIAGPMFSKYMLQMAPAYGTNPFIAPPSNMRGGTPPKPASPSPAPSSPPSTPPSPEPSKNDNGNKGNG; encoded by the coding sequence ATGGTGACTCGTAAGAACCCCATTTTCGACACAGCCACTACCCTCGGAAAGCTTTTAGGCTTCCTTGGTGTGAGCGCGATTTGTGGTGTCCTGGTGGCAGGCCTGCTGGTTCCGGCCGCGGCCGTTTCCGGCAGCGCAGCAAGCGGTTCCATCGAGTTCTTCGACACTCTCCCGGCGGAGCTGCAGGTGGACCCGCCCAGCCAGTCCACCAAGGTCCTGGCCGCGGACGGCAGCCTGATCGCCAACCTGTACGAGGAAAACCGCACCAAGGTTGCCCTCGACCAGATCTCCCCGTTTATGCAGCAGGCAGTGATCGCCGTTGAAGACAGCCGCTTCTACGACCACGGCGGCGTGGACACCACGGGTATCCTCCGCGCCGTGGTCAGCACGGCCCGCGGCAACAAGCAGGGTGCCTCCACCATCACCCAGCAGTATGTCAACAACGTCCTCAACGCCAACCTCGCCGCCGAGGGCAATGAAGCGGACATCAAGCTCAACGGCGTTAACAAGGGCGTGGGTGACAAGCTCCGCGAAATGAAGCTGGCCATCGCCCTGGAGAAGAAGTTCAGCAAGGAGCAGATCCTTGAGGGATACCTCAACATCGTCTTCTTCAACCGTGACGCCTACGGCATCGAAGCCGCCTCCAAACTTTTCTTCAGCACCACGGCCAAGGACCTCACCCTCCCGCAGGCGGCCCTCCTTGCCGGCCTGGTCAACAGCCCCTCCGCGTTTGACCCCATCACCAATCCGGACAACGCCAAAGCCCGCCGTGACCTGGTGCTGGGCCTGATGCTGGACCAGGGCAAGATCACCCAGGCCGACCACGACGCCGCCGTGGCCACCCCAGTGGAGCCCAAGGTCACTCCCGCCCAGCAGGGCTGCGCCTACGCGGCCACAGCACCGTACTTCTGTGACTATGTGCTGCACCTGCTGCTGAACAACCCGGCCTACGGTGCGGATGCACAGGAACGCACCAACAACGTGTTCCGCGGCGGCCTCACCATCACCACCACGCTGGATCCCAAGGCCCAGGCCGTTGCGCAGGCCGAATCCGACGCCGCGGCCGGAGCCAACCCGGACAAGTGGGGCTCGGCCATCGTCTCGGTGCAGCCGAACACCGGCAAGATCACCAACATGGCGCAGAACACCTCGTTCCTGCCAGCGGACGGCAGGTTTGATTCGCAGGTGAACTTCAACGTGGACAAGCTGGACAAGAACGGCAACGACCTCAATGGCATGGGCGGCTTCCAGCCGGGCTCCACCATGAAACCGTTTACGTTCGCCGAGTGGCTGAACGAGGGCAAGTCCATGGACACGAACATCAACGCGTCCGTCCGCAAGTATCCGCAGAACTTCCCCTGGAAAAACACGTGCCCGAATCCCACCGTCGGCTGGTATGACGCCAGGATCCCCGGCAGCTTCGACCTGCAGAACTCGGACGAGGGCTATTACCGGAACATGACCGTCCTGTACGGCCTGATGAACTCCATCAACACGGCCACCTTCGCCTCGGCGGCGCAGGTTGACCTCTGCGGCATCCAGAAGATCGTGGATGCCGTGGGTATCCATGGCGGTCTGCCGGACGCGGAAGGAAATCCGAACCCGCAGGTCAAAATGACCACTTTGGCAAACCTGATCGGTTCCACCCAGACGGCCCCGCTGACCATGGCTGCTGCGTTTGCCACATTCGCCAACGACGGCAAGTACTGCGAGCCCATCGCCATCACCTCAGTGACGGACCAGACCGGCGCCCAGCTTCCCGCCCAGTCCTCCAACTGCAAGGACGCCGTCAAACCCGAGGTGGCCCGCGGCGTTGCCTACGCCATGGGGGAAGTGCTGAACGGCGGCTCCGGCTCGCTGATCCAACCGCGACTGTCCACGAAAACCAACTTCCCGGTGGCAGCAAAGACCGGCACCAACGACACCAACGGCTCGACCTGGGTGGTTGGCTACACCACCGGCCTCGCAACCGCCGCGTGGTTCGGTGACCCGCTGGGCGACCAGAAACGCCCGGGTCGTAACCTGACCATCAACGGCAAGAAGTACGACGCGATCGACGGTTACATGATCGCCGGCCCCATGTTCTCCAAGTACATGCTCCAGATGGCACCGGCTTACGGCACTAACCCGTTCATTGCGCCGCCCAGCAACATGAGGGGCGGGACCCCGCCCAAGCCCGCTTCGCCGTCACCCGCGCCTTCTTCCCCGCCGTCAACACCGCCGTCACCGGAGCCAAGCAAAAACGACAACGGCAACAAGGGCAACGGCTAG
- a CDS encoding pyridoxal phosphate-dependent aminotransferase — protein sequence MRPRPTRLDHVAGFSIDTVAAAAGDDPDTLRLENLDTDLLPPAAAIEATRAAVGLDSANSYLPFTGQLAAKEAVAAYVAGRTGVSYDPATEVILTSSDGDCLLDALLALTDPGDEIVLTDPTYAGMLNRVRLAGGVPRLVPMTVSVGAWRMDLDALEAAVSPGTRAIFVQNPSFPSGYRLSDEEWSAVTRLCVEHDLWLIYWSVMEGIVYDGQPILSPASYPGMRDRTIIIGTASIEQRMIGWRIGWILAPAAVISDLAVVHIYNGITPGGIAQAGLIAALRDGDDSFAECLAEWERRRNALTAALHGFAMVPAAGGWSQILDTVEHGVQPGDLSRVLLRHGVAATAMTGWGGEVADRHLRLVFSNEPVERIHLLGDRFRAAMQEAGGRE from the coding sequence ATGAGGCCCAGGCCCACCCGGCTGGACCATGTAGCCGGATTCAGCATTGACACCGTGGCTGCGGCAGCCGGAGACGATCCGGACACCTTGCGGCTCGAGAATCTGGATACGGATCTGCTCCCTCCGGCCGCGGCGATCGAGGCGACGCGTGCAGCAGTAGGGCTGGATTCCGCTAATTCATATCTTCCGTTCACCGGTCAGCTGGCTGCCAAGGAAGCAGTCGCCGCCTATGTGGCCGGGCGGACCGGCGTTAGTTACGACCCGGCGACGGAAGTCATCCTGACCTCCAGCGATGGGGACTGCCTGCTTGATGCCCTCCTGGCTCTTACTGATCCCGGAGATGAGATCGTGCTCACGGACCCCACGTATGCAGGCATGCTCAATCGTGTGCGCCTGGCAGGGGGCGTACCGCGGCTCGTGCCGATGACGGTCTCCGTGGGTGCGTGGCGCATGGACCTGGATGCGCTGGAGGCCGCCGTCTCGCCGGGAACGCGGGCAATCTTCGTCCAGAACCCGTCTTTTCCCTCCGGATACCGGCTTAGCGACGAAGAATGGTCCGCCGTCACACGCCTCTGCGTCGAGCATGACCTGTGGCTGATCTACTGGTCGGTAATGGAGGGAATCGTCTACGACGGTCAACCAATCCTCAGCCCGGCTTCCTACCCCGGAATGCGGGATCGCACCATCATCATCGGCACGGCTTCGATTGAGCAGCGCATGATCGGCTGGCGTATCGGTTGGATTCTGGCACCGGCCGCGGTCATATCCGATCTCGCCGTCGTCCATATCTACAACGGCATCACCCCGGGCGGTATTGCACAGGCAGGGCTGATTGCTGCCCTGCGTGATGGCGATGACAGCTTTGCCGAGTGCCTTGCTGAATGGGAGCGGCGACGCAATGCCCTCACAGCTGCCCTGCACGGATTCGCCATGGTCCCGGCAGCAGGCGGCTGGTCCCAGATTCTGGACACCGTAGAACACGGCGTCCAGCCGGGTGACCTCTCCCGGGTCCTGCTGCGACACGGCGTTGCGGCGACCGCGATGACAGGCTGGGGCGGGGAAGTCGCAGACCGCCACCTCCGCCTGGTATTCAGCAATGAACCTGTCGAACGGATCCACCTGTTGGGCGACCGTTTCAGGGCAGCGATGCAGGAGGCCGGCGGCCGCGAGTGA
- a CDS encoding DUF2332 family protein, with the protein MGYLNANGRSRFRETIRELEASRGCHWLSNEGHMVIDQEDGSNVVPEVDPQRILGRFLLTHNGRPVAITGPHGQSLEWL; encoded by the coding sequence ATGGGCTACCTCAACGCCAACGGCCGATCCAGGTTCCGCGAGACCATCCGGGAACTCGAGGCCAGCCGGGGCTGTCACTGGCTGTCCAACGAGGGCCACATGGTGATCGACCAGGAGGACGGGTCCAACGTGGTGCCGGAGGTGGATCCGCAGCGGATCCTTGGCAGGTTCCTGCTCACCCACAACGGCCGGCCGGTGGCCATCACGGGCCCGCACGGCCAAAGCCTCGAGTGGCTCTGA
- a CDS encoding DUF2332 domain-containing protein — translation MAAAPISASRTASWYRHFGLVEAPGSSPCYAEWTLGIADDPQMISRIDQWPHDKRQPNLLLAAARFLGAGAGPYAQFRGFLEDHWTAVSRIVLSRSTQTNEAGRCAALLPSLAAISAAERKPLALIEVGASAGLVLFPDRYGYEFDDGTTVTRLSPDQAVRTGGEPPVLRCVTSGPVPLPAELPQVVWRAGIDLNPLDVNNADDVAWLEALVWPEQDFRLMRLRQAVAIVQQDPPFLIAGDLNDQLVDVAAQAPAGAALVVFHHVP, via the coding sequence ATGGCCGCCGCGCCGATATCCGCCAGCCGCACCGCCTCGTGGTACCGGCATTTTGGCCTGGTGGAAGCGCCCGGCTCCTCCCCCTGCTACGCCGAGTGGACGCTCGGCATCGCAGATGACCCCCAGATGATCTCCCGGATCGACCAGTGGCCGCACGACAAGCGCCAGCCCAACCTGCTTCTTGCCGCTGCACGGTTTCTGGGTGCTGGGGCCGGCCCGTACGCGCAGTTCCGCGGTTTCCTGGAAGACCATTGGACTGCCGTCAGCAGGATTGTCCTCTCGCGTTCCACGCAGACCAACGAGGCCGGCCGCTGCGCCGCTCTACTGCCCTCGCTGGCTGCAATCTCAGCGGCTGAAAGGAAGCCTTTGGCCCTGATCGAAGTCGGGGCGTCGGCCGGTCTGGTGCTGTTCCCCGACCGGTACGGCTACGAGTTCGACGACGGCACCACCGTCACCCGGCTGTCTCCGGACCAGGCGGTGCGAACCGGAGGTGAGCCTCCCGTCCTAAGGTGCGTCACCAGCGGCCCGGTTCCCTTGCCGGCCGAGCTTCCGCAGGTGGTGTGGCGGGCGGGCATCGACCTGAACCCGCTGGATGTGAACAACGCCGACGACGTCGCCTGGCTGGAAGCGCTCGTCTGGCCCGAGCAGGACTTCCGGCTCATGAGGCTGCGCCAGGCCGTGGCCATTGTGCAGCAGGATCCCCCGTTCCTGATCGCCGGAGACCTCAATGACCAGCTGGTCGACGTTGCTGCGCAGGCACCCGCCGGCGCCGCCCTGGTGGTTTTCCACCATGTGCCGTGA
- a CDS encoding MarP family serine protease has protein sequence MFGLTVLDLALILALLSYLIYGLRNGFLVTLGGIAGFAAGAVAAFFAVPLVSGYVDDSGWRLTAIVAATVVLVALGHGLGTMIGRRIRGAVRIQPLRAVDRLLGGAVNVVVSALVMSLLAFSISALGVPFVSQQLAESKVIRFIDGLTPTPVKATMAQLRSTVIGNGIPILLEGLRPGEPVPVPNASTDTPALNQAAESVLKIAGTAYECGQNQTGTGFVVSPGRVVTNAHVVAGVSQPVVEIPDGGAMPGRVVYFDTKHDLAVLAVDGLPSEPLALSPDLPNGSPAAFAGYPHGGPFQSKPATVQDISTVLVPDIYGNNSSPEEIYRLAGDVQPGNSGGPLLTTEGLVAGVIFAKATSDAGMGFAITMNDLTPVASQASGLSAPVSSGQCIQK, from the coding sequence GTGTTTGGCTTGACTGTTCTGGACCTGGCGTTGATCCTGGCGCTGCTGTCCTACCTGATCTACGGCCTGCGCAACGGCTTCCTGGTGACCCTCGGTGGGATCGCCGGTTTTGCTGCCGGGGCGGTGGCTGCGTTTTTCGCCGTGCCCCTGGTCAGCGGCTATGTGGATGACTCCGGGTGGAGGCTGACCGCGATTGTGGCCGCCACGGTCGTGCTGGTGGCACTGGGACACGGCCTGGGCACCATGATCGGGCGGAGAATCCGCGGCGCCGTGCGGATCCAGCCACTGCGGGCAGTGGACCGGCTGCTGGGCGGTGCCGTCAATGTGGTGGTCTCCGCATTGGTCATGTCCCTGCTCGCCTTCAGCATCAGCGCGCTGGGTGTGCCGTTTGTCTCCCAGCAGCTGGCCGAGTCCAAGGTGATCCGGTTCATCGACGGCCTGACGCCCACGCCGGTCAAGGCCACCATGGCGCAACTGCGGTCCACTGTGATCGGCAACGGAATTCCCATCCTGCTTGAAGGCCTGCGGCCGGGCGAACCCGTGCCTGTTCCCAACGCCAGCACCGACACGCCCGCGCTGAACCAGGCGGCGGAATCGGTCCTGAAAATCGCGGGAACTGCCTACGAATGCGGCCAGAACCAGACCGGCACCGGCTTTGTGGTGTCCCCCGGTCGGGTTGTGACGAATGCCCATGTGGTGGCGGGCGTGTCGCAGCCGGTTGTGGAGATCCCGGACGGCGGAGCGATGCCCGGTCGGGTGGTCTACTTCGACACCAAACACGATCTCGCAGTCCTGGCCGTTGACGGGCTGCCCTCCGAACCGCTGGCGCTCAGCCCTGACCTCCCGAACGGCAGCCCGGCCGCCTTCGCCGGATATCCGCACGGCGGCCCGTTCCAGTCCAAGCCGGCCACAGTCCAGGACATCAGCACCGTGCTGGTGCCGGACATTTACGGCAACAACTCATCACCGGAGGAGATCTACCGCCTGGCCGGCGACGTCCAGCCCGGAAACTCCGGTGGGCCGCTGCTCACCACTGAAGGCCTGGTGGCCGGCGTGATCTTTGCCAAGGCGACGTCCGACGCCGGGATGGGCTTTGCCATCACCATGAACGACCTGACCCCGGTTGCGTCCCAGGCTTCCGGCCTGAGCGCCCCCGTGTCATCCGGGCAGTGCATCCAGAAGTAG
- a CDS encoding NUDIX hydrolase, which translates to MPQLARRLFALPPDLEGAAQSWLEHGERTPRAARLASSVVLLRDSPTGLETWLGYRPGSSPLGVLAFPGGSLDASDDDAVGWLGPSPQYWAEQMGTDDVGLARRHVVGAIRELFEETGVLLAGPDVSTTVETTYTTEWMRAREAVANQEKSFSAVLAKRGLSLRTDLLKSLVNWRSPDFAHLRFDTRYFAATVPMNQHPTILESKGVWGRWVCVTKVIAERDTTALGDEVGQENTVGLTLGQLLVPGSEIMLEKMASANGCIAYLSYKRKAHVYQPSLVEEDGKLMLEVEAAKTVAGDPQRER; encoded by the coding sequence TTGCCTCAGCTCGCCCGACGACTGTTTGCCCTTCCTCCCGATCTTGAAGGGGCAGCACAAAGCTGGCTCGAACACGGTGAGCGGACTCCGCGTGCCGCCCGCCTCGCCTCGTCGGTGGTCCTGCTCCGGGATTCCCCCACCGGTTTGGAGACCTGGCTGGGCTACCGTCCCGGCTCCTCACCGCTGGGGGTCCTCGCCTTCCCCGGAGGTTCTCTGGATGCGTCCGACGACGACGCCGTTGGCTGGCTGGGCCCCTCGCCCCAGTATTGGGCCGAGCAGATGGGAACGGATGACGTCGGGCTTGCGCGCCGCCATGTGGTCGGCGCCATCCGCGAACTCTTTGAGGAAACCGGGGTGCTCCTTGCGGGCCCTGACGTGTCCACCACGGTGGAGACCACCTACACCACCGAGTGGATGCGCGCCCGTGAGGCCGTGGCCAACCAGGAGAAGTCCTTCTCAGCGGTCCTGGCCAAGCGCGGTCTGTCATTGCGGACCGACCTCCTGAAATCCCTGGTCAACTGGCGCAGCCCGGACTTCGCACACCTGCGCTTCGATACCCGCTATTTTGCCGCTACGGTTCCCATGAACCAGCACCCCACCATCCTGGAGAGCAAAGGCGTATGGGGCCGCTGGGTGTGCGTTACCAAGGTCATTGCCGAGCGCGACACCACTGCCCTGGGTGATGAAGTGGGCCAGGAAAACACCGTGGGGCTTACGCTCGGCCAGCTCCTCGTGCCCGGCTCGGAGATCATGCTGGAGAAGATGGCATCGGCAAACGGCTGCATCGCCTACCTCAGTTACAAGCGCAAGGCCCACGTGTACCAGCCCAGCCTCGTGGAAGAGGACGGCAAGCTCATGCTCGAGGTTGAAGCCGCTAAAACCGTGGCGGGCGATCCGCAGCGGGAGCGTTAG
- a CDS encoding DUF4177 domain-containing protein: protein MTKWEYATIPLIIHATKQILDQWGEDGWELVQVVTGPDGNGLVAYLKREKQ, encoded by the coding sequence ATGACCAAATGGGAGTACGCCACGATTCCGCTCATTATTCACGCCACGAAGCAGATCCTGGACCAGTGGGGAGAGGACGGCTGGGAGCTCGTCCAGGTAGTCACGGGTCCGGACGGAAACGGGCTTGTTGCCTATCTCAAGAGGGAGAAGCAGTAA